From Streptomyces sp. TLI_235, a single genomic window includes:
- a CDS encoding GDP-mannose 6-dehydrogenase, with translation MRVSVLGLGYVGCVSAACLARMGHEVIGVDVNQVKVDLVNEGRAPVVEERIGELVAEVVRAGALRATGDVREAIMGSEVSLVCVGTPSEPDGSLCTTYLERVTEQIGAVVAERGGRQTVVFRSTMLPGTCLNLLVPILEKYVGGTAGVDFGVAVNPEFLREGTSVRDFFDPPKTVIGELDPASGDVVAALYGGLPGEVFRVPVPTAEAIKYADNAFHGLKIGFANELGAVCRALGVDSHQVIDVFLADRKLNISPAYLRPGFAFGGSCLPKDLRGLVHAARQANISVPILSHVLPSNSEHLQRAVELVERTGRRRVGLFGLSFKPGTDDLRESPLVELAERLFGKGYDLRIHDPNVSLSRLLGANRDYIETRLPHLAQLLAESVDEVLDHAEVCVVGTNDPAVLSALPHGGSPMIVDLVRLPDAAARRTEPGYAGLAW, from the coding sequence ATGAGGGTCAGTGTCCTGGGGCTCGGCTACGTGGGCTGCGTGTCGGCCGCGTGCCTGGCCAGGATGGGTCACGAGGTCATCGGGGTGGACGTGAACCAGGTGAAGGTCGACCTGGTCAACGAGGGCAGGGCCCCGGTGGTCGAGGAGCGGATCGGCGAGCTCGTCGCCGAGGTCGTGCGGGCCGGAGCGCTGCGCGCCACCGGCGACGTCCGCGAGGCGATCATGGGCAGTGAGGTGTCGCTGGTCTGCGTGGGCACGCCGTCGGAGCCCGACGGCAGCCTGTGCACCACCTACCTGGAGCGGGTCACCGAACAGATCGGTGCCGTGGTGGCCGAGCGGGGTGGGCGGCAGACCGTCGTGTTCCGCAGCACCATGCTCCCGGGCACCTGCCTGAACCTGCTGGTGCCGATCCTGGAGAAGTACGTCGGCGGCACGGCCGGGGTGGACTTCGGGGTCGCGGTCAACCCGGAGTTCCTGCGCGAGGGCACGAGTGTGCGGGACTTCTTCGACCCGCCCAAGACCGTCATCGGCGAGCTCGACCCGGCGAGCGGCGACGTCGTCGCGGCGCTGTACGGCGGACTGCCCGGCGAGGTGTTCCGGGTGCCGGTCCCGACGGCCGAGGCGATCAAGTACGCGGACAACGCCTTCCACGGGCTCAAGATCGGCTTCGCGAACGAGCTGGGCGCGGTGTGCCGGGCGCTCGGGGTGGACTCGCACCAGGTGATCGACGTGTTCCTGGCCGACCGCAAGCTGAACATCAGCCCCGCCTACCTGCGGCCCGGCTTCGCCTTCGGTGGCTCCTGCCTGCCCAAGGACCTGCGCGGCCTGGTCCACGCGGCACGGCAGGCCAACATCTCGGTGCCCATCCTCTCCCATGTGCTGCCCTCCAACTCCGAACACCTACAGCGCGCGGTGGAGTTGGTCGAGCGCACCGGCAGGCGTCGGGTGGGCCTGTTCGGCCTGTCCTTCAAGCCCGGCACCGACGACCTCCGCGAGAGCCCGCTCGTCGAGCTGGCGGAGAGGCTCTTCGGCAAGGGCTACGACCTGCGGATCCACGACCCCAACGTGAGCCTCTCCCGGCTGCTCGGCGCGAACCGCGATTACATCGAGACCCGGCTGCCGCACCTCGCGCAGCTGCTCGCGGAGTCCGTCGACGAGGTGCTCGACCACGCCGAGGTGTGCGTGGTCGGGACAAACGACCCGGCCGTGCTGTCGGCGTTGCCCCACGGCGGCAGCCCGATGATCGTCGACCTCGTCCGCCTTCCCGACGCCGCGGCGCGCCGGACCGAACCGGGGTACGCCGGCCTTGCCTGGTGA